The nucleotide sequence CCATCGGCGGCGCTGACATGCCGGTGGTGGTGTCCATGCTCAACTCCTACTCCGGCTGGGCGGCAGCGGGTATCGGCTTCACGCTGAACAACCCGGTGCTGATCATTGCCGGTGCCTGCGTGGGTTCGTCCGGTGCCATTCTGTCCTACATCATGTGCAAGGCGATGAACCGTTCCATCGTATCGGTGCTGCTGGGCGGCTTTGGTGCGGAGTCGGGTGGTGCTGGCCCGGCTGGTGATGCCGGTCCGAAGAACTACAAGTCCGGTTCGGCAGAAGATGCAGCCTTCCTGATGAGCAATGCTGACAGTGTGGTGATCGTGCCCGGTTATGGCCTGGCGGTATCCCGTGCCCAGCATGCCTTGCAGGAGTTTGCCGAGTTGCTGCACGAGAAGGGCGTCACCGTACGCTATGCCATCCACCCGGTGGCGGGCCGCATGCCGGGCCACATGAACGTGCTGCTGGCCGAAGCCGAAGTGCCCTACGAGCAGGTACTGGAGATGGAGGAGATCAACTCCGACTTCAACAATACCGACGTGGTGCTGGTGATTGGTGCCAACGACGTGGTCAACCCGGCGGCACAGAAGGACAAGGCCAGCCCCATCTATGGCATGCCGATTCTGGAAGCCCACAAGGCACGTACCGTGATCGTGGTGAAGCGTTCGATGAGCGTCGGCTATGCCGGCCTCGACAACGAGCTGTTCTACATGGACAAGACCATGATGGTGTTTGGCGACGCCAAGAAAGTGGTGGAAGACCTGGTGAAGGGCGTGGTGCACTAAGCCACTGCCGCTTGTCACAACGAAAACCCTGCCGCGCCGGCAGGGTTTTTTCTTGCCCGCCGCGCAGGCTTGGCGGCAGGCGCAGCCATCCTTAGGATGGGTTGACTGTAGTCGCTATATGGAACTCATGGCTTGTTCCGGCCTCTTAAATATTAGCGTTATTTAATTTTGGAGATGAATATGCACTGGAAAACCACCGCCATTATCGCCGCTCTGTTGTCTGCTCCTGTTGTTGCCCAGCCCAATCTGGTGGGCAGTGAATGGCAGCTGGTATCACCCAAAGTGGCCGAACCGCTGCCCACGCTGTCGTTTCAGGCCAAGGGCATCAGTGGTTTTGCCGGCTGTAACCGCTTTACCGGCCATACCAATGCCGAAGGCAAGCTGATGGTGGCCACCACGCGCATGATGTGTCCGCCCGCCATGATGCAGACCGAACAGGCGTATATCGGATTCCTGTCGCAGCCCTTCCAGATCAAGACTGATGGCAAGGCGCAGCAACTGGTGCTGACGAGTAGCGCAGGCGAATATCGCTTTGTGCGCAAGCAGGACAAGGTGGCAGGCCATCCCGCAGCAGCCACGGCCCCGGCGCAGCGGCCGCAGTATCTGTATGTCAGCAGCCAGCGTAAAAACTGCAGTGCTGGCGCGGGGCAGATGCAATGCCTGCAGGTCCGCAGCAGCGAAAACCAGCCCTGGCAGTTGTTCTACGGTGAGATCGAGGGTTTTACACCGCAGCCCGATACCGCCTACTACCTGAAGCTGCGCTATGAAACCGTGCAGAACCCGCCAGCGGATGCATCCGCCGTGCGGACCATCCTGGACCGCGTGGTGTTCAGCGAAACCATCAGCCGCAGCGTGCAATGAGCACGGGCCGCTCAGTCAGGAGTCAGCGCATGAGACATTTCTGGTTACCGGTACTGGTATTAGGTTGGCTGACCGGCTGTGCCAGCGCGCCGCCGGCCACGCCCGCCGACAAGCCGCAGGGCTGGCAGGCACCGCGTGATCTGGCCAGTCTGGAAGGACGCTGGCAGCAGGTGGATGCCGGCAAGGATCAGCCCTACCGGCTGGAATTCGCCGCCGGCCGGGTGCATGCCTCAGCCGGTTGCAACGGTCTGGGCGGTGTGGTGAGCCTGGAGCAGGGCTTGCTCAAGACCGGGGCGATGATGTCGACCCTGATGGCTTGCCCGCCGCCGCTGGATGAGCGTGAGCGTAGCCTGAGCCAGTTGCTGTCGGCACAGCCACGGCTGGTGGTGCAGGGCAATCGGCTGCAATTGCAGGCGGGTACGGATCGGCTGGAATTCCAGCGCGAGGACAGTCACGGCGGCAGTTGAGTACCGCACAGAAAATGAAAAAGCCCGCGTTTTTTAAGCGCGGGCTTTTTGCTGTGTGGCCAGGCTTCAGTCGCCTTTGGCCAGTGCCAGCTCCAGGCTGCGGTGGTAATGCTGCGCGGCCTGTTCTTCCTTGCCGGTGGCCTCGAACAGCCGGGCCAGCTCTGCATTGGCACACAGCGTGGCGCTGATGGAGTTGCTGGCTTCCAGATAGCTTTGCGCCTTACCCCACAGCTGCTGGTTCATCGCCAGACGGCCCAGCGCCAGCAACAGCATGTGGTCGCGTGGACGGCTCTTGAGCCAGCCTTCTGCATCGCGCATCAGTTCCAGCCGCTTTTCCGGCGACAGGCGCTCGGCCAGCTGGCCCAGCTCGCGTGCCAGTTCCGGCGTGGCCTGTTCTTCGTCGGCCAGCGCCTCGCCCAGCAAGGTGGCGGCATAGTCGAAGTCTTCCAGCGCAATCAGCCGGCTGACGATTTCGCTGACCAGTACCGGATTGCGCCGTTCGGCGTCCGGGATGCGGCGCAGCCAGTCGCGCACTTCGCGGCCACCGACAAAGCCGGTCAGCTGCTGGCTGTAGGCGGCCAGACGGTAACGGCGGGCCTGTGCCGGTTCCAGCGCTTCGGCCTTGAGCAGCTTTTCGGTCAGTGCCAGTACCGCTTCCGGCTGGCGTTGCAGCAGGCGGACTTTCAACTCCAGGCGCAGGGCATTGGTGAGATTGGGCGACAGGGCGCGGGCACGTTCGATGGCGGCCAGTGCGCCCAGCGCGTCCTTGGCTTCCAGCTTCAGTTCGGCATCCAGCATGTGGCGCGCCAGCTGCAGGCGTTCCGGCAGGGCATCCAGCTGTTGCAGATAGCTGTCACGCTTGTCCAGATCGCCGGTGGCACCCGCAGAGCGGGCGGCCAGCAACAGGGCAAGGGCACGGTTTTCCGGCGCATATTCGTCGGCCATGGCCTTGAGCGCTTCGCGCTCGGCTTTCTGGAAACGGCCTTCAAAAAAGGCGATACCGGCTTCACGCAGGGCGTGACGGGCGGCTTTCAGCTTTTTCTGACGCTGGAAACGGCGCACTTCGGTGGGCAGGCCGGCGGTGATGCTGATGATGCGCATCACCACGTAAGCCAGCGCAATCAGGGCCACGATGCCCAGTAGCAGCAGGTTGAACGACACCTCCATGCGGTAGGGCGGCAAAAACAGGATGGCGTAGCCGGTATTGAGGGTGGAGGCCAGCCCCACCAGCACGGCCAGGGCGAACAGCCCGGTAATCCAGATGACAAATTTCACCGGTCAGTCTCCCTTGTTGCCCTGAGCATCACGTACCGCTTTCAGGCTGGCATTGAGGTCGGGCAGGGTTACGGACAGTGGCGCACCTTTCAGTTCCAGCAAGGTGGACAGCCACTGGCGAGTGGCCGGCGCGTCATTGTCGAAGTAGCGCAGCACATAGGACTGGGCGGCGCTGACATCGGCATCGAAGGTGGTGCCGTCACGCTGGATCAGTGCCAGGCGGGCATCCAGCAGGCGCATTTTCAGGTTTTCCCGCAGGAAGAAGGACTGCTCAGGCGACAGCAGCAGCGCTTCGGGCTTGTCCATGCGGCGGATGTGCACCAGCTCGCCCAGGCTCTGGCTGATGTCGGCCACCAGGCGTTCCCAGAAGGGGGCGCTGGCCGGCAGCGGCTTGGCAGCACGCTTGTCTTGCAGGCGATGCGCATCCACCACCAGCGGCAGGCTGTCGCCGGACAGCATCAGCCGGTCCAGCTTGACGGTGAGGCCGACGGTGTCCAGATAGGGCAGGGCCTTGAGCTTTTCCAGATCAGTGGCCACGGCTTTTTTCACCGCGATCAGCTGCGGCTGGTCGAATTTGGACAGGCGGGCGTCCACCATCTGCAGGGCGGAAATGGCGGCGGGGACGTTGCCGGCCAGTTGCAGCTGCTGGCTGGCAATGGCCAGGGTGTGTTCCACCTCGGACAGCAGCCAGTCGCTGCGGGTTTTGGTCAGCTCCTGGTACATGCCGTTCAGCGTGGCGTACTGGCCAGCGGATTCGTTGACGCGGGTTTCCAGTACCGCCAGCTTGGCGTCGGTGGCGCGGGCGGCGGTCAGTGCCTGCTCGGTCATGCCACGCAATTCCTTGGAGGCGCCATTACCTTCAGCCAGCCGGCCAGCCAGTTCCTGGCGGGCGGCAGCCAGCTCCTGCTGGGTGCTGTACAGCTGCCAGCCGGACAGGCCGAGGGCAGCCAGCGCCACCAGCAGGGCCAGGTTCAGCTGTTTTTTGCGGGACGGACGGGGGGTGTCGACAGTCTGGGTTTCGCTCATGGGTGACGGGAGAACCATTCTCTGAGGCCGGCGACGAGCGCATCGTCATCGGCCCGGGTTGTCACGATGCGTGTCGCGCCCAGAGCCTGCAATCGTTCGGCAATGCGCGGGTGCGGCACACAATACAAAAGGCATTGTAACGTCCCGGCTCTTGCCGGACCAGCCAGTCTGAACAATTGCTCGGCCATTTCACTGGATGTGATCACCATGGCGTCCGGCGGGCCATCATCCAGCAGGCTCCAGTCAGGTGCGCCATCCACCCGCTGGTAGACCTCGGCCAGCGTCACCGTGGCACCGCGCTGGCGCAGGGTATCGGCCAGCAGGGCACGGCCGCCCTGGCCACGCACGATCAGCCAGTGCTGGCCGGCGACATCAGCCAGCTGCGGCAGGGCCAGCAGGGCTTCGCTGTCGCTGCCTGCCGTGGGAAACAGGATGTCCTGCCCGCTGAGCGTGGCCAGGCGGCGGGCGCTGGCCTGGCCGACACAGGCTAGCTGTGCCTTGAGTGGCTGTGCCTGCAGCGTAGGCCAGGCCATGTCGATGGCGCTGGGGCTGACAAAAAACAGCCAGTCGGCCTGCGCGGCCTGCTGCGGCAGCTGGGCCAGCGCTTCCGGCTGCGGCTGGATATCCATCACCGGAAAGGCCTGCCCCTGCCAGCCGGCAGCGGCCAATAGTTGCAGCAAGCGGCCGCTTTGCGCGGCCGGTCTGGCCACCAGAATGCGGCGGCCAGCAGTTGTCATTGCTGGTCTTTCAGTACGGCGTCGATCAGCGGCTTGGCGCCATCATCCAGCAGGCGTTTGGCCACGGCACGGCCCAGCGATTCGGCATACTGGCGCGGGGCGCTGGCGGCTGCGGTGAGCATGACCGAGCCATCCGGATGCGCCACAAAGCCGCCCAGGCTGATGACGTCGTCGCTGAGGGTGGCAAACGCGCCCAGCGGCACCTGGCAGCTGCCGCCCAGTTCACGCGCCAGTGCGCGCTCGGCGCTGACACAGGCGTGGGTGTCCGGGTGGTTCAGCGGCTGCAGCAGGGCCAGCATGTCGGCGCGGTCGGCACGGATTTCAATGCCCAGCGCACCCTGGCCTGCAGCCGGCAGGCTTTCCGACGGGGCGAGTTCTGACCGGATACGGTCGTGCAGCTCCAGGCGCTTGAGGCCGGCTGCCGCCAGAATGATGGCGTCGTACTCGCCTTCGTCCAGCTTGCGCAGGCGGGTTTGCACATTGCCGCGCAAGGGCTTGATCACCAGTTGCGGGTAGCGCGCGCGCAGCTGCGATTCGCGGCGCAGGCTGGAGGTGCCCACCACGCTGCCGGCCGGCAGCTCGGCCAGGCTGGCAAACTTGTTGGAAACAAAGGCATCGCGCGGGTCTTCGCGTTCGCAGATGGCGGCCAGGGCAAAGCCTTCCGGCAGCACCATGGGCACATCCTTGATGGAGTGTACGGCCAGATCGGCACGGCCTTCGGCCAGCGCCACTTCCAGCTCTTTCACGAACAGGCCCTTGCCGCCGATCTTGGACAGGGTCTTGTCCAGGATCTGGTCGCCCTGGGTGGTCATGCCGAGGATTTCGACAGTAAGGTGCGGATACAGCGCTTGCAGGCGGGCCTGAATGTGTTCTGCCTGCCACATGGCGAGCCGGCTTTCGCGGCTGGCGATGACGATCTTGTCCATGAATTGCATTCCTGACGATGAATTTTCGTCCGATTCTAGCATGCAGGCATGGCAACGCCCGGAGTCGGATCAAGGAAAACCAATTGGCCGGGTGGTGGTGGGCAAGGGTCAACCCCCGTTGCTGTTGTGCACAAAATGTGCGAAAAAAATCAGGAAAATTCGGTAATGAACACACTACAGCGGCAATGCTGCCTATGATGTTTGTTCGCCAGTCTGCTGAAGCCAGGTTGCAACCTGTCTTGAGAAGATTGCCATCCCATTCATACACAAGGCCGTCATCACGGTTCCGGTGCCATATGCACCGCAAGCGGACAAGCCGGCCAGACGATTCGACAAAGGAAACTGGACATGACGGAGCTGGACAAGGATCTTCCCCTACGTGCCGACCTGGCGCGGCTGGACCGCCTGTTGGGCGAGGTATTGCATGCCCAGGAAGGCCCCGAGGTGTATCAGGAGGTCAAGGCCATTGCCGCGCGCACGCCGGAACAGCGCGCGCTGCCCTTGCCGGCCAGCTTGTCGCCCAAGGCCACCACCGCACTGGTGCGCGCCTGTGGCCTGTATGCGCAGCTGTTCAATATCGCGGAAGACCTGCACCACACCCGTCGTCGTCGTGCGCACCAGATTGCCGGCTCGCGTCCGCAGCAGGGCAGCCTGAACCGGGCGCTGGCGCGGCTGAAGGAAGACGGCGTCAGCTTTGCCCAGCTGTCGGCAACGCTGCAGGATGCCTATGTCGGCGCCATCCTCACCGCCCATCCCACCGAGGTACAGCGCCAGAGCGTGCTGGACGGCCACCGTGCTGTGCGCAAATTCCTCAGCCAGCTGGGTTCGCCTGACATCACTCCCGAAGAAGAAACCGAGCTGGACGGCAAGCTCAAGCGGGTGATCCTGTCCATGTGGCAAACCTCGGAAATCCGCCACTTCAAATTGTCGGTGGAAGATGAAATCAAGAACGGTGTGGCCTACCACCCGATGACTTTCTTCTCCGCCCTGCCACGGCTGTATCAGCGTCTGGGCAAGGAAGTCGAGGCGGCCTGGGGCCAGGTTCCGGCCCTGCCGCCGTTTATCCGTGTTGGCAGCTGGATTGGTGGCGACCGCGATGGCAACCCCAATGTCAACGCCTCGGTCTTGCGCCACGCCTTCACCCTGCAAGCCACCCAGGCTTTCGAACAATATCTGGCCGAACTGGCATCCCTGTACCGCGAGCTGTCGCTGTCCGAGCGCCATGTCGCCGTCAGCCCGGCCTTGCAGGCGCTGTCGGACCAGACGCCGGACAACAAAGAAAGCCGCGAGCAGGAACCCTACCGCCGCGCCTTGGCCACCATCGAAGCCCGCCTGCTGGGCAAGGCGGCCGAATTGGGGCTGGCGGTACGTGGCCGCTGGCCGGTGGGTGAGCCCTATCACGATATCTCGGCGTTTCAGGCCGACCTCGCCACCGTGGCTGATTCGCTTATCGCCCATGGCAGCGACTTGCTGGCCGATGGCCGCCTGGCGCGCCTGCGTCGTGCGGTAGAGGTGTTCGGCTTCTTCCTGATGCCGGTGGACCTGCGCCAGTTTGCCGGCATGCACGAGGCAGTGGTGAGCGAGCTGTTTTCCAGTGCAGGGCTGGAGCATTACCCGGCACTGGACGAGGCGGCGCGCATCCGCGTGCTGCTGCGCGAACTGTCCACCCCGCGGCTGTTGTATTCACCGTATCTGAGTTACAGCGCCGACACCGAAAAAGAGCTGGCCATCTTCCGCGAAGCGGCGCTGATCCAGCAGCAATTCGGCAAGGAAGCCATCAGCCAGAGTATCATTTCCAATTGCGCCACCGTCAGCGACATCCTGTCGCTGGCGCTGATCCTGAAGGAAACCGGCTTGATCCGGCTGGAAAACGGCATGCCG is from Aquitalea aquatilis and encodes:
- a CDS encoding uroporphyrinogen-III C-methyltransferase, whose product is MSETQTVDTPRPSRKKQLNLALLVALAALGLSGWQLYSTQQELAAARQELAGRLAEGNGASKELRGMTEQALTAARATDAKLAVLETRVNESAGQYATLNGMYQELTKTRSDWLLSEVEHTLAIASQQLQLAGNVPAAISALQMVDARLSKFDQPQLIAVKKAVATDLEKLKALPYLDTVGLTVKLDRLMLSGDSLPLVVDAHRLQDKRAAKPLPASAPFWERLVADISQSLGELVHIRRMDKPEALLLSPEQSFFLRENLKMRLLDARLALIQRDGTTFDADVSAAQSYVLRYFDNDAPATRQWLSTLLELKGAPLSVTLPDLNASLKAVRDAQGNKGD
- the hemC gene encoding hydroxymethylbilane synthase; this translates as MDKIVIASRESRLAMWQAEHIQARLQALYPHLTVEILGMTTQGDQILDKTLSKIGGKGLFVKELEVALAEGRADLAVHSIKDVPMVLPEGFALAAICEREDPRDAFVSNKFASLAELPAGSVVGTSSLRRESQLRARYPQLVIKPLRGNVQTRLRKLDEGEYDAIILAAAGLKRLELHDRIRSELAPSESLPAAGQGALGIEIRADRADMLALLQPLNHPDTHACVSAERALARELGGSCQVPLGAFATLSDDVISLGGFVAHPDGSVMLTAAASAPRQYAESLGRAVAKRLLDDGAKPLIDAVLKDQQ
- a CDS encoding uroporphyrinogen-III synthase gives rise to the protein MTTAGRRILVARPAAQSGRLLQLLAAAGWQGQAFPVMDIQPQPEALAQLPQQAAQADWLFFVSPSAIDMAWPTLQAQPLKAQLACVGQASARRLATLSGQDILFPTAGSDSEALLALPQLADVAGQHWLIVRGQGGRALLADTLRQRGATVTLAEVYQRVDGAPDWSLLDDGPPDAMVITSSEMAEQLFRLAGPARAGTLQCLLYCVPHPRIAERLQALGATRIVTTRADDDALVAGLREWFSRHP
- a CDS encoding META and DUF4377 domain-containing protein, giving the protein MHWKTTAIIAALLSAPVVAQPNLVGSEWQLVSPKVAEPLPTLSFQAKGISGFAGCNRFTGHTNAEGKLMVATTRMMCPPAMMQTEQAYIGFLSQPFQIKTDGKAQQLVLTSSAGEYRFVRKQDKVAGHPAAATAPAQRPQYLYVSSQRKNCSAGAGQMQCLQVRSSENQPWQLFYGEIEGFTPQPDTAYYLKLRYETVQNPPADASAVRTILDRVVFSETISRSVQ
- the ppc gene encoding phosphoenolpyruvate carboxylase, with translation MTELDKDLPLRADLARLDRLLGEVLHAQEGPEVYQEVKAIAARTPEQRALPLPASLSPKATTALVRACGLYAQLFNIAEDLHHTRRRRAHQIAGSRPQQGSLNRALARLKEDGVSFAQLSATLQDAYVGAILTAHPTEVQRQSVLDGHRAVRKFLSQLGSPDITPEEETELDGKLKRVILSMWQTSEIRHFKLSVEDEIKNGVAYHPMTFFSALPRLYQRLGKEVEAAWGQVPALPPFIRVGSWIGGDRDGNPNVNASVLRHAFTLQATQAFEQYLAELASLYRELSLSERHVAVSPALQALSDQTPDNKESREQEPYRRALATIEARLLGKAAELGLAVRGRWPVGEPYHDISAFQADLATVADSLIAHGSDLLADGRLARLRRAVEVFGFFLMPVDLRQFAGMHEAVVSELFSSAGLEHYPALDEAARIRVLLRELSTPRLLYSPYLSYSADTEKELAIFREAALIQQQFGKEAISQSIISNCATVSDILSLALILKETGLIRLENGMPVSTINVVPLFETIADLVAATDIMDTLFALPWYQLLLKSRGMMQEVMLGYSDSNKDGGYLTSQWELYKAEQRLVHSFDKAGVKLRLFHGRGGSVGRGGGPSFEAIMAQPAGSVAGRIRITEQGEVIASKYSDPDIGTRNLEALVAATLEASLTTHPSCEADGEVFDELSEAAFKAYRQLVETEGFMQYFLEATPINAIAKLNIGSRPASRKSLASIKDLRAIPWVFSWSQSRVMLPGWFGFGSAVAGFIARHGDAGLARLQGLYRTSPFFQVILSNMEQVLAKADLGIARRFAGLVADRALAEQLFGQIEAEWQKTHDAFFAISGQSSLLQQNPTLHRSLETRLPYLDALNLLQADLLQRLRENPDDAEALYAIHLTINGTSAGLRNSG
- a CDS encoding heme biosynthesis protein HemY; the protein is MKFVIWITGLFALAVLVGLASTLNTGYAILFLPPYRMEVSFNLLLLGIVALIALAYVVMRIISITAGLPTEVRRFQRQKKLKAARHALREAGIAFFEGRFQKAEREALKAMADEYAPENRALALLLAARSAGATGDLDKRDSYLQQLDALPERLQLARHMLDAELKLEAKDALGALAAIERARALSPNLTNALRLELKVRLLQRQPEAVLALTEKLLKAEALEPAQARRYRLAAYSQQLTGFVGGREVRDWLRRIPDAERRNPVLVSEIVSRLIALEDFDYAATLLGEALADEEQATPELARELGQLAERLSPEKRLELMRDAEGWLKSRPRDHMLLLALGRLAMNQQLWGKAQSYLEASNSISATLCANAELARLFEATGKEEQAAQHYHRSLELALAKGD
- a CDS encoding NAD(P)(+) transhydrogenase (Re/Si-specific) subunit beta; the encoded protein is MANISAVLYLVAAVLFILALKGLSSPVTALRGNKFGIIGMLIAVVTTFMIMDKPVLGLIAGAIVAGAVIGGWKARTVEMTGMPELVAAMHSLVGLSAVLIAVAAIFHSGVEHTGVQKVELFIGAFIGAITFTASVIAYGKLSGRFGSKAVSFNGQHLLNLLLALSMVGFGVAYFVTDSHAAFLAMVAIALVLGVTLIIPIGGADMPVVVSMLNSYSGWAAAGIGFTLNNPVLIIAGACVGSSGAILSYIMCKAMNRSIVSVLLGGFGAESGGAGPAGDAGPKNYKSGSAEDAAFLMSNADSVVIVPGYGLAVSRAQHALQEFAELLHEKGVTVRYAIHPVAGRMPGHMNVLLAEAEVPYEQVLEMEEINSDFNNTDVVLVIGANDVVNPAAQKDKASPIYGMPILEAHKARTVIVVKRSMSVGYAGLDNELFYMDKTMMVFGDAKKVVEDLVKGVVH
- a CDS encoding META domain-containing protein, with the protein product MRHFWLPVLVLGWLTGCASAPPATPADKPQGWQAPRDLASLEGRWQQVDAGKDQPYRLEFAAGRVHASAGCNGLGGVVSLEQGLLKTGAMMSTLMACPPPLDERERSLSQLLSAQPRLVVQGNRLQLQAGTDRLEFQREDSHGGS